A portion of the Pogoniulus pusillus isolate bPogPus1 chromosome 6, bPogPus1.pri, whole genome shotgun sequence genome contains these proteins:
- the LRIT1 gene encoding leucine-rich repeat, immunoglobulin-like domain and transmembrane domain-containing protein 1, translating into MWIVVSLFCCLTLGGLPRAGGSCPSQCSCAFHSLGEGTKARTVLCNDPEMTLTPVNIPVDTTKLRIEKTAIRRVPGEAFHALHNLEYLWMPYNSLASLSGITFKGLRRLQELRLDGNDLIAFPWETLADMPQLRLLDLHNNELTSIPPDAARYVKNITYLDLSSNKLMTLPQALIATWANLQTVPYFPNDNSKIILGLQDNPWVCDCSLYEMVHFLNFQSPNIAFIEPRLKCFTPRSLAGVFFSQVELRKCQSPVVHTSVAKVKTILGSTVLLRCGTTGVPIPELSWRRADGAQLNGTVHQEISSDGMSWSILGLPVVSYLDSGEYICKAKNFLGATEAFISLIITDSESTDDPNSNAKGAWSGKATGMEAAAYNDNLVARYVITTSTVPTLGSGAGTGEGPLLPDVAQDSNSRNLVVSPPTGQQEPERMVRSVRVIGDSDQSITLAWKAPLAKNTTVFSVLYAIFGERDMRRINVEPGKTKLTVYGLLPKTKYIACVCVKGLIPRKEQCIIFSTDEVASAGGTQKLINVVVISVACVIAVPLTLVVCCGALKRRCKKCFVRKPKEIQESYVTFESLSPAAKAKGVEGEYLTRHTPDESNRLLSARSSVDSEAIPKAEGQPNEYFC; encoded by the exons ATGTGGATCGTGGTGAGTTTGTTCTGCTGCTTAACGCTCGGAGGGTTGCCACGGGCGGGTGGTTCGTGCCCGTCACAGTGCAGCTGCGCCTTCCACAGCCTCGGCGAAGGGACCAAAGCCAG GACGGTGCTGTGTAATGACCCGGAGATGACCCTCACTCCTGTAAACATCCCTGTAGATACGACCAAGCTTCGGATAGAAAAGACAGCCATCCGCAGGGTGCCAGGAGAGGCTTTCCATGCGCTCCACAACCTGGAGTACCTCTGGATGCCCTACAACTCCCTTGCCAGCCTCAGCGGGATCACCTTCAAGGGCCTTCGTCGAttgcaggagctgaggctcGATGGGAATGACTTAATAGCGTTCCCCTGGGAAACCCTGGCTGACATGCCACAGCTAAGGCTTCTGGATCTGCACAACAATGAACTTACCTCAATCCCTCCAGATGCTGCTCGTTATGTCAAGAATATCACATACCTGGACCTGTCTAGCAATAAGCTGATGACTCTTCCTCAGGCTCTTATTGCCACCTGGGCCAACCTCCAAACTGTTCCTTACTTCCCCAATGATAACTCCAAGATTATCCTAG GTTTGCAAGACAATCCTTGGGTCTGTGACTGCAGTCTGTATGAAATGGTCCATTTCCTAAATTTCCAGTCTCCTAACATAGCATTCATTGAGCCCAGGCTGAAGTGCTTCACCCCCCGTAGCCTTGCAGGAGTCTTCTTCAGCCAAGTGGAGCTAAGAAAGTGTCAAAGCCCTGTGGTACATACATCTGTAGCCAAAGTAAAGACCATTCTGGGCAGCACTGTGCTACTGAGATGTGGAACAACAGGGGTGCCCATCCCTGAgctcagctggagaagagctgaTGGTGCTCAGCTAAATGGCACAG TTCATCAAGAGATTTCCAGTGATGGCATGAGCTGGTCTATTCTGGGTCTGCCTGTAGTTTCTTATCTTGACTCTGGAGAGTACATCTGTAAAGCAAAGAACTTTCTAGGGGCAACAGAGGCGTTCATATCTCTCATCATCACAGATTCAGAAAGCACAGATGACCCTAACTCTAATGCTAAAGGTGCATGGAGTGGAAAGGCAACTGGGATGGAAGCAGCTGCCTACAATGACAATCTAGTGGCAAGGTATGTTATCACCACCTCCACTGTGCCTACCCTGGGGAGTGGAGCGGGCACTGGAGAAGGACCCCTCCTCCCAGATGTGGCACAAGATAGCAACTCCAGGAACCTGGTGGTGAGCCCACCTACTGGTCAGCAAGAGCCAGAGAGAATGGTGAGGTCTGTCAGGGTGATAGGAGACAGCGATCAGAGTATCACCTTGGCCTGGAAGGCTCCTCTGGCAAAGAACACGACAGTGTTCAGTGTCCTTTATGCCATCTTTGGAGAGAGAGACATGCGGCGGATCAACGTGGAGCCAGGGAAGACAAAGCTCACCGTTTATGGGCTGCTGCCAAAGACCAAATACATCGCATGTGTCTGCGTGAAAGGGTTGATCCCCAGGAAGGAGCAATGCATCATCTTTTCCACAGATGAAGTTGCCAGTGCAGGAGGGACCCAGAAGCTCATCAATGTGGTTGTCATCAGCGTGGCCTGTGTCATTGCTGTTCCTCTGacactggtggtctgctgcgGAGCACTGAAAAGGCGTTGCAAAAAATGCTTTGTGAGGAAACCCAAGGAAATTCAGGAGTCCTATGTCACCTTTGAAAGCCTGTCTCCTGCTGCCAAGGCAAAAGGTGTGGAAGGAGAATACTTGACTAGACATACCCCTGATGAGTCAAACAGGCTACTGTCTGCCAGATCCAGTGTGGACTCAGAAGCAATACCAAAAGCAGAGGGGCAACCAAATGAATACTTTTGCTGA